In Siniperca chuatsi isolate FFG_IHB_CAS linkage group LG16, ASM2008510v1, whole genome shotgun sequence, the following proteins share a genomic window:
- the LOC122863597 gene encoding solute carrier family 23 member 1-like isoform X1 has translation MASGKESDGLDNLAFDMDEQVNDQPRGKEGKTCGSSCVAEEDRNKPTYCVTDVPPWCLCIFLAIQLSVIGNAIPLCLVSTQKKMTYVHYLTAFGGIISIPLILSEGLCLQHDSLTQSRLINTIFFVSGLCTLLQVTFGVRLPILQGGTFALLTPAMAMLSMPEWKCPDWTQNATLVNTSSPLFIEVWQTRMRTLQGSIMVASLLQILVGFSGLIGFLMRFIGPLTIAPTVSLIGLSLYDSAGIKAGSHWGISAMTTVLITLFSQYLRLIPIPVPAYSKAKKLHTSKLFIFQIMPILLGIAVSWLVCYLLTIYDVLPSNPAQYGHLARTDVKGNVVNEASWFTFPYPGQWGMPTVSLAGVFGIMAGIICSMAESVGDYHACAKLSGAPPPPKHAIIRGIGVEGLGCLLAGAFGTGNGTTSFSENVAALGITKVGSRMVILLSGVFMILMGILGKIGAIFATIPTPVIGGMFLIMFGVITAAGISNLQSTDMNSSRNIFVFGVSMFSALVIPNWIMKNPDFFKTGVTEVDQVLHILLTTHMFVGGFLGFFLDNTIPGTKRERGLLAWDKEHLEDSSNTLGVEEVYDLPFGITSYLSSKSWVRYIPFCPRKGHRTQYTSEDNNMSQGRGSEQLPNSTEVVDEFAL, from the exons ATGGCTTCAGGGAAAGAAAGCGATGGACTCGACAATCTTGCATTTGAT ATGGATGAACAAGTCAATGATCAACccagaggaaaggagggaaagacaTGTGGGAGCAGCTGTGTagcagaggaagacagaaataaacCAACCTATTGTGTGACTGATGTCCCCCCCTGGTGCCTTTGTATTTTCCTGGCCATTCAG CTGTCAGTGATTGGAAATGCAATCCCTCTTTGCCTTGTATCAACCCAGAAAAAGATGACATATGTG CATTACCTAACAGCATTCGGTGGGATCATCTCCATCCCACTCATTCTCTCCGAGGGGCTGTGTCTGCAGCACGACAGCCTGACCCAGAGTCGTCTCATTAACACCATTTTCTTCGTCTCTGGCCTGTGCACCCTGCTGCAGGTCACCTTCGGTGTCAG GCTTCCCATCCTACAGGGGGGTACATTTGCTTTGCTGACACCTGCCATGGCCATGTTGTCCATGCCAGAGTGGAAGTGCCCAGACTGGACCCAGAACGCCACCCTGGTCAACACCTCCTCACCTCTCTTCATTGAAGTGTGGCAGACCCGCATGAGAACA CTGCAGGGCTCTATCATGGTGGCCTCTCTCCTCCAGATCCTGGTCGGTTTCTCTGGCCTCATCGGCTTCCTCATGCGCTTCATTGGCCCCTTAACCATTGCCCCCACAGTCTCTCTCATAGGCCTGTCACTGTACGATTCAGCTGGAATCAAGGCTGGCAGCCACTGGGGCATCTCTGCTAT GACCACCGTGCTGATCACCTTATTCTCCCAGTACCTCCGTCTCATACCAATCCCTGTTCCTGCATACAGCAAAGCCAAGAAACTGCACACCTCCAAGTTATTTATCTTTCAGATAATGCCT ATCCTGCTGGGCATTGCGGTTTCATGGTTAGTCTGCTACCTCCTCACCATCTATGATGTCCTACCATCTAATCCAGCCCAATATGGCCACCTGGCTCGTACTGATGTGAAGGGTAATGTGGTGAACGAGGCTTCCTGGTTCACATTTCCATACCCTG GTCAGTGGGGCATGCCAACTGTGAGCCTGGCAGGTGTGTTTGGCATTATGGCTGGAATAATATGCTCCATGGCAGAGTCTGTGGGCGACTACCATGCATGTGCCAAGCTGTCAGGggcccctcctccccccaaGCACGCCATCATCCGGGGCATTGGTGTTGAAGGGCTCGGCTGTTTGTTGGCAGGGGCCTTTGGCACAGGCAATGGAACTACTTCATTTAGTGAGAATGTGGCTGCCCTGGGTATCACCAAG GTGGGTAGCCGAATGGTGATTCTTCTGAGCGGAGTTTTCATGATTTTGATGGGGATTCTGGGTAAAATTGGAGCCATCTTTGCAACCATCCCCACCCCTGTGATTGGAGGGATGTTCCTGATCATGTTTGGAGTCATAACTGCAGCAGGAATTTCTAATCTGCAG TCCACAGACATGAATTCCTCCAggaatatatttgtttttggggTTTCCATGTTTTCTGCACTCGTCATTCCGAACTGGATAATGAAGAATCCTGATTTCTTCAAAACGG GTGTTACCGAGGTAGACCAAGTGTTACACATATTGTTGACCACCCATATGTTTGTAGGAGGGTTTCTTGGCTTCTTCCTAGATAACACAATTCCTG GGACCAAACGTGAGCGTGGCCTCTTAGCCTGGGACAAAGAACATCTTGAAGACTCTAGCAACACCTTGGGAGTTGAAGAGGTGTATGACCTCCCCTTTGGCATAACCTCTTACCTCTCATCCAAATCTTGGGTTCGTTACATTCCTTTCTGCCCACGGAAGGGCCACAGAACTCAGTACACATCTGAAGACAACAATATGTCACAGGGCCGGGGGAGTGAGCAACTGCCTAACAGCACAGAGGTCGTTGATGAATTTGCTCTATAA
- the LOC122863597 gene encoding solute carrier family 23 member 1-like isoform X2: MASGKESDGLDNLAFDMDEQVNDQPRGKEGKTCGSSCVAEEDRNKPTYCVTDVPPWCLCIFLAIQHYLTAFGGIISIPLILSEGLCLQHDSLTQSRLINTIFFVSGLCTLLQVTFGVRLPILQGGTFALLTPAMAMLSMPEWKCPDWTQNATLVNTSSPLFIEVWQTRMRTLQGSIMVASLLQILVGFSGLIGFLMRFIGPLTIAPTVSLIGLSLYDSAGIKAGSHWGISAMTTVLITLFSQYLRLIPIPVPAYSKAKKLHTSKLFIFQIMPILLGIAVSWLVCYLLTIYDVLPSNPAQYGHLARTDVKGNVVNEASWFTFPYPGQWGMPTVSLAGVFGIMAGIICSMAESVGDYHACAKLSGAPPPPKHAIIRGIGVEGLGCLLAGAFGTGNGTTSFSENVAALGITKVGSRMVILLSGVFMILMGILGKIGAIFATIPTPVIGGMFLIMFGVITAAGISNLQSTDMNSSRNIFVFGVSMFSALVIPNWIMKNPDFFKTGVTEVDQVLHILLTTHMFVGGFLGFFLDNTIPGTKRERGLLAWDKEHLEDSSNTLGVEEVYDLPFGITSYLSSKSWVRYIPFCPRKGHRTQYTSEDNNMSQGRGSEQLPNSTEVVDEFAL; this comes from the exons ATGGCTTCAGGGAAAGAAAGCGATGGACTCGACAATCTTGCATTTGAT ATGGATGAACAAGTCAATGATCAACccagaggaaaggagggaaagacaTGTGGGAGCAGCTGTGTagcagaggaagacagaaataaacCAACCTATTGTGTGACTGATGTCCCCCCCTGGTGCCTTTGTATTTTCCTGGCCATTCAG CATTACCTAACAGCATTCGGTGGGATCATCTCCATCCCACTCATTCTCTCCGAGGGGCTGTGTCTGCAGCACGACAGCCTGACCCAGAGTCGTCTCATTAACACCATTTTCTTCGTCTCTGGCCTGTGCACCCTGCTGCAGGTCACCTTCGGTGTCAG GCTTCCCATCCTACAGGGGGGTACATTTGCTTTGCTGACACCTGCCATGGCCATGTTGTCCATGCCAGAGTGGAAGTGCCCAGACTGGACCCAGAACGCCACCCTGGTCAACACCTCCTCACCTCTCTTCATTGAAGTGTGGCAGACCCGCATGAGAACA CTGCAGGGCTCTATCATGGTGGCCTCTCTCCTCCAGATCCTGGTCGGTTTCTCTGGCCTCATCGGCTTCCTCATGCGCTTCATTGGCCCCTTAACCATTGCCCCCACAGTCTCTCTCATAGGCCTGTCACTGTACGATTCAGCTGGAATCAAGGCTGGCAGCCACTGGGGCATCTCTGCTAT GACCACCGTGCTGATCACCTTATTCTCCCAGTACCTCCGTCTCATACCAATCCCTGTTCCTGCATACAGCAAAGCCAAGAAACTGCACACCTCCAAGTTATTTATCTTTCAGATAATGCCT ATCCTGCTGGGCATTGCGGTTTCATGGTTAGTCTGCTACCTCCTCACCATCTATGATGTCCTACCATCTAATCCAGCCCAATATGGCCACCTGGCTCGTACTGATGTGAAGGGTAATGTGGTGAACGAGGCTTCCTGGTTCACATTTCCATACCCTG GTCAGTGGGGCATGCCAACTGTGAGCCTGGCAGGTGTGTTTGGCATTATGGCTGGAATAATATGCTCCATGGCAGAGTCTGTGGGCGACTACCATGCATGTGCCAAGCTGTCAGGggcccctcctccccccaaGCACGCCATCATCCGGGGCATTGGTGTTGAAGGGCTCGGCTGTTTGTTGGCAGGGGCCTTTGGCACAGGCAATGGAACTACTTCATTTAGTGAGAATGTGGCTGCCCTGGGTATCACCAAG GTGGGTAGCCGAATGGTGATTCTTCTGAGCGGAGTTTTCATGATTTTGATGGGGATTCTGGGTAAAATTGGAGCCATCTTTGCAACCATCCCCACCCCTGTGATTGGAGGGATGTTCCTGATCATGTTTGGAGTCATAACTGCAGCAGGAATTTCTAATCTGCAG TCCACAGACATGAATTCCTCCAggaatatatttgtttttggggTTTCCATGTTTTCTGCACTCGTCATTCCGAACTGGATAATGAAGAATCCTGATTTCTTCAAAACGG GTGTTACCGAGGTAGACCAAGTGTTACACATATTGTTGACCACCCATATGTTTGTAGGAGGGTTTCTTGGCTTCTTCCTAGATAACACAATTCCTG GGACCAAACGTGAGCGTGGCCTCTTAGCCTGGGACAAAGAACATCTTGAAGACTCTAGCAACACCTTGGGAGTTGAAGAGGTGTATGACCTCCCCTTTGGCATAACCTCTTACCTCTCATCCAAATCTTGGGTTCGTTACATTCCTTTCTGCCCACGGAAGGGCCACAGAACTCAGTACACATCTGAAGACAACAATATGTCACAGGGCCGGGGGAGTGAGCAACTGCCTAACAGCACAGAGGTCGTTGATGAATTTGCTCTATAA
- the chgb gene encoding secretogranin-1: MYHHLAKMRLIFVVVAVAALLTENLALPVGKEGQGEDAVTRCLVEVLSKALSKPDSQLDQDCKDILQAGVKHALLDKKSAEGIVTHGEVVKGHPEESEAKGADLKDIEALLKSVEEKRENPEDERSQESWSLGDEKEKRHENEEEEEREKRSSWRPGRYHQRKHKRGEEEEEEDNERSQESWGVEEKRSEEEEGEDREKRNWRPGRYHQRKHKRDEEPLGEEREEPEEERSQEYWDVDKRHGNEDERNKRIWKPTHRYHHKKKLQKRGDEPSEEDENDERSQESWGLDNERDKRDWRAGRYHQRRHKRDEELSEEAREEPDEERSQESWGLDNERDKRDWRPGRYHQRRHKRDEELSEEAREEPDEERSQESWGLDNERDKRDWRPGRYHQRRHKRDEELSEEERDEPDGERSQEYWGFDKRNGKEEEEIEKRVWKPTHRYHHKKTFHKRGGGSSEEEEEQRADSEEYEEAVKDKDEALRYLAEKRNPWIFRGFYHPAWYKRDSDEHAATSNKMDELAKLLSYKINQLADHSNHEEAKRSTHQRALTPQEGKELENLVAMDMELQKIAAKLHDNSA, translated from the exons ATGTACCATCATCTCGCCAAGATGAgacttatttttgttgttgttgcggTTGCGGCTTTGCTGACAG AAAATCTAGCGCTTCCAGTGGGAAAAGAAGGGCAGGGAGAAGATGCG GTAACACGATGCTTGGTTGAGGTCCTGTCCAAGGCTCTCTCCAAACCTGACTCCCAGCTAGATCAGGACTGCAAAGACATCCTCCAAGCAG GGGTTAAACATGCCCTACTGGACAAGAAGAGTGCGGAGGGGATAGTAACTCATGGAGaggtggtcaaaggtcacccCGAGGAGTCCGAGGCAAAGGGAGCAGATCTGAAAGACATCGAGGCTCTCCTGAAATCCgtggaggaaaaaagagaaaacccAGAAGACGAGCGTAGCCAAGAATCCTGGAGTCTGGGTGATGAGAAGGAGAAGAGACACGAGAAcgaagaggaagaagagcgGGAGAAGAGGAGCAGCTGGAGGCCTGGAAGATACcaccaaagaaaacacaaacgtggagaagaagaagaagaagaagacaacgAGCGCAGTCAGGAGAGTTGGGGGGTAGAGGAAAAGCgatcagaagaagaagaaggtgaagacagagagaagaggaactGGAGGCCTGGAAGATACcaccaaagaaaacacaaacgaGATGAGGAACCTttaggagaagagagggaggagccAGAGGAAGAACGTAGCCAAGAGTACTGGGATGTAGACAAAAGGCATGGGAACGAGGATGAGAGAAACAAGCGCATATGGAAGCCCACGCATCGCTACCACCACAAGAAAAAGCTCCAGAAACGTGGCGATGAACCGTCAGAGGAGGACGAAAATGACGAGCGCAGCCAGGAATCGTGGGGTCTTGAcaatgagagagacaagagggaCTGGAGGGCCGGCAGATATCACCAGAGGAGACACAAACGTGATGAGGAGCTCTCAGAAGAAGCCAGGGAAGAGCCTGATGAAGAACGCAGCCAGGAATCGTGGGGTCTTGAcaatgagagagacaagagggaCTGGAGGCCCGGCAGATATCACCAGAGGAGACACAAACGTGATGAAGAGCTCTCAGAAGAAGCCAGGGAAGAGCCTGATGAAGAACGCAGCCAGGAATCCTGGGGTCTTGAcaatgagagagacaagagggaCTGGAGGCCCGGCAGATATCACCAGAGGAGACACAAACGTGATGAGGAGCtctcagaggaggagagagatgagccGGACGGGGAACGCAGCCAGGAGTACTGGGGCTTCGacaaaagaaatggaaaagaagaggaagaaatagaAAAGCGTGTATGGAAACCAACACATCGATACCAccataaaaagacatttcacaAGCGTGGCGGAGGCTCatcagaagaagaggaagaacagAGGGCTGATTCAGAGGAATATGAGGAGGCGGTGAAGGACAAGGATGAAGCTCTGAG gtATCTGGCAGAGAAGCGCAATCCCTGGATTTTCAGAGGCTTCTACCATCCTGCATGGTATAAAAGAGATTCAGATGAGCACGCTGCAACCTCAAACAAG ATGGATGAACTGGCCAAGCTGCTGAGCTATAAGATAAACCAGCTGGCCGACCACTCTAATCACGAGGAGGCAAAGAGGAGCACGCACCAGAGAGCACTTACCCCGCAGGAG GGGAAAGAGCTGGAAAACCTTGTAGCGATGGACATGGAGTTGCAGAAAATTGCTGCCAAGTTGCATGATAACAGTGCCTAA